TAAATTGTGCTGCTATACCTCATAGTTTACTAGAAAGTGAGCTATTTGGTTATGAAAAAGGAGCTTTTACAGGTGCAAATCAAAGATATAAAGGAAAGTTTGAACTAGCAGATAAGGGAACGTTGGTTTTAGATGAAATAGGAGAAATGGATGTTTTTTTACAAGCTAAGCTTTTAAGAGTTATACAAGAAAAAAGGATTACTCCACTGGGAAGTGAAAAATCTATACCGGTTAATTTTAGACTTGTGGCTTCTACAAATAAGAATTTATTAGAGGAAGTTAAAAAAGGAACATTTAGAGAAGATTTATTTTTTAGATTAAATGTAATATCTATAGAGATGCCTCCACTTAGAAAGAGAAAAGAAGATATACCTTCTCTTGCAAAATTTTTTATGAATAAATACAGTTCCATGTTTAATAAAATGGTTTCTGGAATATCTTCAAGTGCAGTAGGAATTTTAGAAAAGTATGATTACCCAGGTAATGTAAGAGAACTTGAAAATATTATTGAAAGAGCCGTAGCATTAACTTCGGATAATATAATAAATGTAAAGGATCTTCCTAGAGAGATAATAGAGGGTGTTGAAATTAGTACAACCTCTGAATGGATTCCTATATATATAGGGGAGTCACTAGCAGAGGCAGAGAAAAAACTAATATTAGCTACATATAGATATTGTAATGAAAATAAAAGAAAAACAGCAAAGATACTGGGAATTAGTGAAAGACATATTCATACAAAATTAAAAAATTATTTAGAAGAAGAGAAAATATGAAATAATTTCAGTATATGAAATTATTTCATATTTTTGGTAAAAGAGATTCAAATATTTGAATCTCTTTTTTTATTAAATAATTAAATTTAAAATATTTTAAACATGTATTTACCAATGTTTTAGATTGATATAAAAAAATATTATTTTAAATTTAAAAGGTTGGCACAGTTTTTGTATATATATTAATGCAAACATATATTATGTTTTTTAAATTATTCATGAAGGAGTGAGATTTTAAGAATTAGAAAAATCATTAAAAAAATAATAACCGTTTAAAAATTTTAGGGGGGTCTATTATGAAGAAAAAGAGGTTGTTATCAGGGCTATTAATTGGTTTGATGGCGTTTTCGCTAGTAGGGTGTGGA
Above is a window of Gottschalkia purinilytica DNA encoding:
- a CDS encoding sigma-54-dependent transcriptional regulator; the protein is MNNILIIDDEPAILTALQFGLEDSFNVYCTLNVPEGIDMINAKNIDLVLLDQYLGEYHGLEVLQTIKKKNPEVLVIAMTAYGSIESSIEAIQNGAYYYITKPLDITGLKLLINKALDYKNLTNKVANLTKKISENSNKYNIVSSSKSMNEVFKIIDRIKDLDINVLITGESGTGKELIAKAIHDLSKRSSEPLEIINCAAIPHSLLESELFGYEKGAFTGANQRYKGKFELADKGTLVLDEIGEMDVFLQAKLLRVIQEKRITPLGSEKSIPVNFRLVASTNKNLLEEVKKGTFREDLFFRLNVISIEMPPLRKRKEDIPSLAKFFMNKYSSMFNKMVSGISSSAVGILEKYDYPGNVRELENIIERAVALTSDNIINVKDLPREIIEGVEISTTSEWIPIYIGESLAEAEKKLILATYRYCNENKRKTAKILGISERHIHTKLKNYLEEEKI